One genomic segment of Clostridium saccharoperbutylacetonicum N1-4(HMT) includes these proteins:
- the spo0A gene encoding sporulation transcription factor Spo0A, translating to MEDSKISVLIADDNKEFCSILNDYLLNQKDIVVTGIAKDGREALDLIVERKPDLVILDIIMPHLDGLGVLEKLNTMNLEKVPRIIILSAVGQDKITQQAITLGADYYTVKPFDMEVFTKRIREMFNGAPAQESNVRASSYMQSPVMTSGEPKSKTPVDLETEITNIIHEVGVPAHIKGYMYLREAITMVVNDMELLSAVTKELYPSIAKKYNTTASRVERAIRHAIEVAWGRGQIDAINRLFGYTVHTEKGKPTNSEFIAIIADKLRLKNKVS from the coding sequence ATGGAAGATTCAAAAATATCTGTACTTATTGCCGATGATAACAAAGAATTTTGTAGCATTTTAAATGATTACTTATTAAACCAAAAGGATATCGTTGTCACTGGTATTGCAAAAGATGGTAGAGAAGCCTTAGATTTGATTGTAGAGAGAAAGCCTGATTTAGTTATTCTAGATATAATTATGCCTCATTTAGACGGACTAGGAGTTTTAGAAAAATTAAATACAATGAATTTAGAAAAAGTTCCAAGAATAATAATACTATCTGCAGTTGGGCAAGATAAAATAACTCAACAAGCTATAACTCTTGGTGCAGATTATTATACTGTAAAGCCTTTTGATATGGAAGTATTCACTAAGAGAATAAGAGAAATGTTCAATGGGGCTCCAGCGCAAGAATCTAATGTTAGAGCAAGTTCATATATGCAATCACCAGTAATGACTTCTGGTGAACCAAAATCAAAAACACCAGTAGATTTAGAAACAGAAATTACTAATATCATACATGAAGTTGGCGTTCCAGCTCATATTAAAGGTTATATGTATTTAAGAGAAGCTATAACTATGGTAGTAAACGATATGGAGCTATTATCAGCAGTAACAAAGGAATTATATCCTTCAATAGCTAAGAAGTACAATACAACAGCTTCAAGAGTAGAAAGAGCTATAAGACATGCAATAGAAGTTGCATGGGGTAGAGGACAAATAGATGCTATTAATAGACTATTTGGATATACTGTTCATACAGAAAAAGGTAAACCTACAAATAGTGAATTTATCGCTATTATCGCTGATAAGCTTCGTTTGAAAAACAAGGTTAGCTAG
- a CDS encoding GIY-YIG nuclease family protein, translating into MCKINGVYLIKNNVTKRIRIGSATDIDKRFSHYKSQLANGLGNKNMVEDVVNYGLDSFEFIVLEECAIEDLFKTEQKYMNLYSDCFDKDYGYNSNMVRKREKYIRNLDKAKEYKEKRSKIIYGIRCISKSC; encoded by the coding sequence ATGTGTAAAATTAATGGAGTATATTTAATTAAAAACAATGTGACTAAAAGAATTAGAATAGGCTCAGCAACTGATATTGATAAGAGATTTAGCCACTATAAGAGTCAGTTAGCAAATGGATTAGGTAATAAAAACATGGTTGAAGATGTTGTTAATTATGGATTAGACAGTTTTGAGTTTATTGTATTAGAGGAATGTGCTATAGAAGATTTATTTAAGACAGAACAAAAGTATATGAATTTATATAGTGATTGCTTTGATAAAGACTATGGATATAACAGTAATATGGTTAGGAAAAGAGAAAAATATATTAGAAATTTAGACAAAGCAAAAGAATATAAGGAAAAGCGTTCTAAGATAATTTATGGAATTAGATGCATTAGTAAAAGTTGTTAG
- the recN gene encoding DNA repair protein RecN: MLIQLNIKNFALIEEMTINFSEGFNILSGETGAGKSIMIDAIDFVLGGKFYKNLIRTGEDKTYVEALFTLEKSRVYEVLEELDIEYEDLLIISRESHVSGKNLIKVNGKSLITSQLRKIRVKLLDIHGQHQNQELLQRNTHIAYLDGFVGNEIIAPLARFSELREDLMGVREEIKRICGNQDREKLLDYLKFQIEDIEKAKLKPDEEENLKEEYNILANAEKINSSLSVSYGILSGNEDGNVIDSISKIVQELSSVENHFEKIKKNKQAIEEAFYALEEVSHEIRDMVEDVVYDQDALDKVNARIYEINSYKKKYAPSIPEILNYYEKIKKEHDEIINSEKIIQELEQKEKEILLKMEEQALIIHDIRIDKSKYLEEKILRELAFVGLEKSRMEISVLRQDEFNEKGFDEVAFLISTNPGEPLMPLEKVLSGGELSRIMLALKCVFAEKDEIPTLIFDEIDTGISGAVAQRVGEKMYQLSKTHQILCITHLPQIAVLSDYHYFVMKNVKNDKTFTEIKILEKEEKELEICKMLAGDEVTEATLNNVKEMIKISEIKKIEIKK, from the coding sequence ATGCTAATTCAATTAAATATTAAAAATTTTGCACTAATAGAAGAGATGACCATAAACTTTAGCGAAGGGTTTAATATACTATCAGGAGAAACAGGCGCAGGAAAATCTATTATGATAGATGCGATAGACTTTGTACTTGGTGGAAAGTTTTATAAAAATCTTATTAGAACAGGTGAAGATAAGACTTATGTAGAAGCTTTATTTACGCTTGAAAAGTCTAGAGTTTATGAAGTTTTAGAAGAGTTAGATATTGAATATGAGGACTTATTGATCATTTCAAGAGAAAGTCATGTTAGTGGAAAAAATTTAATCAAAGTCAATGGAAAAAGTTTAATAACATCGCAGCTTAGAAAAATAAGAGTAAAACTTTTAGATATACATGGACAGCATCAAAATCAAGAACTTTTACAAAGAAATACGCATATAGCATATTTAGATGGATTTGTAGGAAATGAAATAATTGCCCCATTGGCTAGGTTCAGTGAATTAAGAGAAGACTTAATGGGTGTAAGAGAAGAAATTAAAAGAATTTGCGGTAATCAAGATAGGGAAAAGCTTTTAGATTATTTAAAATTTCAAATAGAAGATATAGAAAAAGCAAAGTTAAAGCCTGATGAAGAAGAAAATTTAAAAGAAGAATATAATATTTTAGCTAATGCTGAAAAGATAAATAGTAGTTTATCTGTATCCTATGGAATATTAAGTGGAAATGAAGATGGAAATGTAATAGATTCAATTTCAAAGATAGTTCAAGAATTATCAAGTGTAGAAAATCATTTTGAAAAAATTAAAAAGAATAAACAAGCCATTGAAGAAGCTTTTTATGCCTTAGAAGAAGTAAGTCATGAAATAAGAGACATGGTTGAAGATGTAGTTTATGATCAAGATGCTTTGGATAAAGTAAATGCTAGAATTTATGAAATAAACTCATATAAGAAAAAATATGCTCCAAGCATTCCGGAAATTTTAAATTATTATGAAAAAATAAAAAAAGAACATGATGAAATAATAAACTCAGAAAAGATAATACAAGAATTAGAGCAAAAAGAAAAAGAAATATTATTAAAAATGGAAGAACAGGCTTTAATTATTCATGATATTAGAATAGATAAAAGCAAGTATTTAGAAGAAAAAATCTTAAGAGAACTTGCGTTTGTTGGATTAGAAAAGTCAAGGATGGAAATAAGTGTTTTAAGACAAGACGAGTTTAATGAAAAAGGTTTTGATGAAGTTGCTTTCTTAATCTCTACTAACCCTGGCGAACCACTTATGCCACTAGAAAAGGTATTATCTGGTGGAGAGTTATCAAGAATAATGTTAGCATTAAAATGTGTATTTGCAGAAAAAGATGAAATACCAACTTTAATCTTTGATGAAATAGATACAGGAATTAGTGGAGCAGTTGCGCAAAGAGTTGGAGAAAAAATGTATCAATTATCTAAAACGCATCAAATTTTATGCATAACTCATTTACCACAAATTGCAGTATTATCTGATTATCACTATTTTGTCATGAAAAATGTAAAAAATGATAAGACCTTTACGGAAATAAAGATTTTGGAAAAAGAAGAAAAAGAACTAGAGATTTGTAAAATGCTAGCAGGTGATGAAGTTACAGAAGCTACATTAAACAATGTTAAAGAAATGATAAAAATAAGTGAAATTAAAAAAATTGAAATTAAAAAATAA
- the spoIVB gene encoding SpoIVB peptidase, protein MKKLFIYTTSLIITPILILILMTFINLSKLPDKIYTKDEKTVQSLAPIGNTINKVKNEKNQYEIKFLGMISLKSLQVEKIKDIEIYPGGNPIGVRVNSQGVLVVGYSEIEVDNKKEESPGKACGLEIGDVILKVNGEDMENSLDLLKTIKECDNGNIKVDLLRNGENITKNVHLIKENNKDYKIGLWIRDSTAGVGTMTFYDSNTKKFGALGHPITDCDTNEPFLIKRGDLLESSIISVRRGERGAPGELKGIFLHEDNPTGKIEKNTQSGIFGEIVNSEMIKKYSKPLKIGFRDEISLGKASIITTIDENGPQEFDIEIEKVLNQSTANSKSMLIKITDPRLLQKTGGIVQGMSGSPIIQNNKIIGAVTHVLINKPDTGYGIYIEWMLQDAGIIK, encoded by the coding sequence ATGAAGAAACTATTTATATATACAACTAGCTTGATTATTACTCCAATACTTATTTTAATTTTAATGACCTTCATTAATTTAAGTAAATTACCAGATAAGATTTATACTAAAGATGAAAAAACGGTTCAATCATTAGCTCCAATCGGAAATACAATAAATAAGGTTAAAAATGAAAAAAATCAATATGAAATTAAATTTTTAGGAATGATTTCTTTAAAATCATTGCAAGTTGAAAAAATTAAAGATATTGAAATATATCCAGGAGGCAATCCTATAGGTGTAAGGGTAAATAGTCAAGGAGTTTTAGTAGTAGGATATTCAGAGATAGAAGTTGATAATAAAAAGGAAGAAAGTCCTGGTAAGGCATGTGGGCTTGAAATAGGAGATGTGATATTAAAGGTTAATGGAGAAGATATGGAAAATTCCTTAGATCTGCTAAAAACAATTAAAGAATGTGATAATGGAAATATAAAAGTTGATTTATTAAGGAATGGAGAGAATATTACAAAAAATGTACATCTAATAAAAGAAAATAATAAAGATTATAAAATTGGATTATGGATTCGAGATTCAACTGCTGGAGTTGGGACAATGACGTTTTATGACTCTAATACAAAAAAGTTTGGAGCATTAGGACATCCAATAACTGATTGTGATACAAATGAACCCTTTTTAATTAAGAGAGGAGATTTGTTAGAATCATCAATAATTAGTGTAAGAAGAGGCGAAAGAGGAGCGCCAGGAGAATTAAAAGGAATATTTTTGCATGAAGACAATCCAACTGGAAAAATCGAAAAGAATACGCAAAGTGGAATATTTGGGGAAATAGTAAATTCTGAAATGATAAAAAAATACTCGAAGCCGTTAAAAATTGGATTTAGAGATGAGATTTCTTTAGGTAAAGCATCAATAATAACAACAATTGATGAAAATGGACCTCAAGAATTTGATATAGAAATAGAAAAAGTTTTAAATCAAAGCACAGCAAATTCAAAGAGCATGCTAATTAAAATTACTGATCCAAGGTTATTGCAAAAAACAGGAGGAATAGTTCAAGGAATGAGTGGTAGTCCTATAATTCAAAATAACAAGATCATTGGAGCTGTAACTCACGTTCTTATAAACAAACCAGATACAGGATACGGAATTTATATAGAATGGATGCTTCAAGATGCAGGAATAATAAAATAA
- a CDS encoding Ig-like domain-containing protein, producing the protein MKNYFKKFSVMFIIAFAIMFGNFTNAFAVSHVLSVSYATTVRINDTTISFDKVIYVDPQNGDDITGLGNEKYPYSTIKRALEVCSAKGSAIFLKGTTKETTNPINLASKSVTIIGDYLKYGSKITSSISNGSINIYNVYLSNSSTATYGEIFASIASLNLYNCIFEENSYYTNVSVTSSNFYNCLIIKQGIKYNSTINYVNCAFKAKIATNDTCVSNVTYDDKFKLTSDSGRWQNEGTGKNPDGTVANMGLYGGQFAWGTWTGNKESILLNKSTMILTEDASEQLTATTTPAGVGVTWKSSNESNATVDSNGKVTAIKEGQATITATTSDGLTAICIVTVTKKAEQESISLNKSTTNLIIDDSETLIATTTPAGAQVTWKSSDSSVATVDSAGKVTAAKEGTCTIIATTADGLTAKCVVTVIPKGTDPNPQPIDTEYITNIAHAKGTNTNNPGGEVTIIFHGSSDTKLSLVKTADVKDVWIGDNFTYTLVITNTGTKTAKAVVVKDPAPNHIDFNVNGVTTTQGTVDSSSTSKNIIVNVGDILPGGTVTIKIPSTVIA; encoded by the coding sequence ATGAAAAATTATTTTAAAAAGTTTAGTGTAATGTTTATAATTGCTTTTGCTATTATGTTTGGAAATTTTACTAATGCGTTTGCAGTCAGCCATGTGTTGTCAGTCAGCTACGCTACCACAGTACGCATTAATGATACAACTATAAGTTTCGATAAAGTTATTTATGTAGATCCACAAAATGGAGATGACATTACAGGTCTTGGAAATGAAAAATATCCATATAGTACAATCAAAAGGGCTTTAGAAGTGTGTAGTGCTAAAGGTTCTGCTATATTTTTAAAAGGTACTACTAAAGAAACAACTAATCCTATTAATCTTGCTAGTAAAAGTGTCACTATTATAGGTGATTATTTAAAATATGGCTCTAAAATAACTAGCAGTATAAGTAATGGATCTATAAATATATATAATGTTTATTTATCTAATTCAAGTACTGCTACTTATGGTGAAATATTTGCTAGCATAGCAAGTCTTAATTTATATAATTGTATATTTGAAGAAAATTCATATTATACTAACGTAAGTGTAACTAGTTCTAATTTTTATAACTGTCTAATAATTAAACAAGGTATTAAATATAATAGTACTATTAATTATGTAAATTGTGCATTTAAGGCAAAGATAGCGACTAATGATACTTGTGTAAGTAATGTGACTTATGATGATAAATTTAAATTAACTTCAGATTCAGGTCGTTGGCAAAATGAAGGTACAGGAAAAAATCCAGATGGAACAGTAGCTAATATGGGACTTTATGGTGGACAGTTTGCATGGGGAACTTGGACTGGTAATAAAGAATCTATATTATTAAATAAATCAACAATGATATTAACGGAAGATGCTTCAGAACAATTAACTGCAACAACAACACCAGCAGGTGTAGGTGTAACATGGAAATCAAGTAATGAATCAAATGCGACAGTAGATTCAAATGGTAAAGTTACAGCGATAAAAGAAGGACAAGCAACTATAACAGCTACTACTTCTGATGGTTTAACTGCGATATGTATAGTAACTGTAACTAAAAAAGCAGAGCAAGAGTCAATATCACTAAATAAATCAACTACAAATTTAATAATAGATGATTCAGAAACTTTAATAGCAACAACAACTCCAGCAGGAGCACAAGTAACATGGAAATCAAGTGATTCTTCAGTAGCAACAGTAGATTCAGCTGGTAAAGTAACTGCGGCAAAAGAAGGAACTTGTACTATAATAGCGACAACTGCTGATGGATTAACTGCTAAATGTGTTGTGACTGTAATACCAAAAGGAACAGATCCAAATCCTCAACCAATAGATACAGAGTATATAACTAATATTGCTCATGCCAAAGGTACCAATACAAATAATCCTGGTGGAGAGGTTACGATTATATTTCATGGATCATCTGACACTAAATTGAGTTTAGTAAAAACAGCAGATGTAAAAGACGTATGGATAGGAGATAATTTCACGTATACCCTTGTAATTACTAATACTGGGACAAAGACAGCTAAAGCAGTAGTGGTTAAGGATCCAGCGCCAAATCATATAGATTTTAATGTTAATGGAGTAACAACTACTCAAGGAACAGTTGATTCAAGTTCAACATCTAAAAACATTATAGTTAATGTTGGAGATATACTACCTGGAGGAACAGTAACAATTAAAATACCTTCAACTGTAATAGCATAA
- a CDS encoding arginine repressor: MKSKRHTKILEIIGSREIETQEELAEALKKEGFDVTQATVSRDIKNLKLIKIQASSGKSKYVVSAGEQKNIIDRLSNILVNTVLSVENVDKMVVIKTITGSAPIAAEAIDNLESADIAGTVAGDNTIFILVRSVESAEDLVEKIRKRMSS, encoded by the coding sequence ATGAAATCAAAAAGGCATACAAAAATACTAGAGATTATAGGCTCGAGAGAAATAGAAACTCAAGAGGAATTAGCAGAAGCATTAAAAAAAGAAGGCTTTGATGTAACACAAGCAACTGTATCTAGAGATATTAAAAATTTAAAATTAATAAAAATTCAAGCTTCAAGTGGAAAGTCAAAATATGTTGTTTCAGCTGGAGAACAAAAAAATATTATAGATAGATTAAGTAATATCTTAGTTAACACAGTACTTTCAGTAGAAAATGTAGATAAAATGGTAGTTATTAAGACTATTACAGGTTCGGCACCAATTGCAGCTGAGGCGATTGATAATTTAGAAAGTGCTGATATTGCAGGGACAGTAGCGGGAGACAATACTATTTTTATTTTAGTTAGAAGTGTAGAAAGTGCTGAGGACTTAGTAGAAAAAATAAGAAAAAGAATGTCATCATAG
- a CDS encoding methyl-accepting chemotaxis protein encodes MKLFENLKTAQKLIFSFILVSIFIVIVGGIGIFNMKTIKENSNSMHDYNFESIKQLSVLKSNLGDIRSDLLKLNYQRNINNQNEQLEKEIDKFYNETISIMSNYEKTILSDEEKPAFGRLKEDVQAYKSNYDVVIKLVNDNKYDEADGYYSNLTKIRSKIYDDLSELIEINVNQADKANEDNNVTYNNSLYKIIIITSLILIISIILGALISLWISRQLKKVLNFAEALGDGDLTQIINIDTNEEIGNMAKALNKANLNIKDLISEIINSASDISSTSEELSATTEEVSSKMEVVNESIEQISKRVQDLSATTEEVNASTEEISANTSRLANRASDAEVSVGEIKKRALDIKNKASKNIDESNIIYLENRTNILTAIEEAKVVEEIKIMADSIGDISEQTNLLALNAAIEAARAGEQGKGFAIVADEVRKLAEQSSGAVANIQELVNQVQFAVTKLSLSGEDVLKFMDNNVKPNYEFLHNTGIQYENDSEFVNKITQEISFSSKQMNDVVEQISSAIQSVSATAEESAAGSQEISSSVNEITIAINDVAKSAQSQAELAQRLTAMIQKFKV; translated from the coding sequence TTGAAACTGTTTGAAAATTTAAAGACTGCACAAAAACTGATTTTTTCATTTATCTTAGTATCAATTTTTATAGTAATAGTAGGTGGTATTGGTATTTTTAATATGAAAACAATTAAAGAGAATTCAAATTCTATGCACGATTATAATTTCGAATCAATAAAGCAACTATCCGTTTTAAAGAGTAATTTAGGAGATATTCGTAGCGACCTATTGAAGTTAAACTATCAGAGAAATATAAATAATCAAAATGAGCAACTGGAGAAAGAAATAGATAAATTTTATAATGAAACTATTAGTATAATGTCAAATTATGAAAAAACAATATTGTCAGATGAGGAGAAACCGGCTTTTGGTAGACTTAAGGAGGATGTACAGGCATATAAAAGCAATTATGATGTAGTTATTAAGCTTGTAAATGACAATAAATATGACGAAGCAGATGGATATTATTCTAATTTAACAAAAATCAGATCAAAAATATATGATGACTTAAGTGAATTAATAGAAATTAATGTAAATCAAGCAGATAAAGCTAATGAAGATAATAATGTAACTTATAATAATTCTTTATATAAAATAATTATTATAACTTCTTTAATATTAATTATTTCAATTATTTTAGGTGCTTTAATATCACTTTGGATTTCAAGGCAATTAAAAAAAGTGTTAAATTTTGCTGAAGCACTTGGAGATGGAGATCTGACTCAAATAATTAATATTGACACAAATGAAGAAATTGGGAATATGGCTAAAGCATTAAACAAAGCTAATCTAAACATAAAAGATCTAATTAGTGAAATAATTAATAGTGCAAGTGACATAAGTTCAACTAGTGAGGAACTATCCGCAACGACTGAAGAGGTTTCATCAAAGATGGAAGTGGTAAACGAATCTATAGAGCAAATATCTAAAAGGGTTCAAGACTTAAGTGCAACTACTGAAGAAGTAAATGCATCGACAGAGGAAATAAGCGCTAATACTAGTAGGCTTGCAAATAGAGCTAGTGATGCAGAGGTTTCAGTTGGAGAGATTAAAAAACGTGCACTTGATATTAAAAATAAAGCTTCAAAAAATATAGATGAAAGTAATATTATATACCTAGAAAATCGTACTAACATTTTGACTGCGATTGAAGAAGCTAAGGTAGTAGAAGAGATAAAAATTATGGCAGATTCTATTGGAGATATATCAGAACAAACTAATTTACTTGCATTAAATGCTGCAATAGAGGCTGCAAGAGCAGGTGAACAAGGTAAGGGCTTTGCTATAGTTGCAGATGAAGTAAGAAAGCTTGCAGAACAATCTTCGGGAGCTGTTGCGAATATTCAGGAGTTGGTTAATCAAGTGCAATTTGCAGTTACTAAACTTTCGCTAAGTGGAGAAGATGTACTTAAGTTTATGGATAATAATGTAAAACCAAACTATGAATTTCTTCATAACACAGGCATTCAGTATGAAAATGATTCTGAATTTGTTAATAAGATTACACAAGAAATTTCGTTTTCTTCAAAGCAAATGAATGATGTAGTTGAACAAATAAGCTCTGCAATACAGAGTGTTTCTGCTACAGCAGAAGAATCAGCTGCAGGTTCTCAAGAAATATCTAGTAGTGTTAATGAAATAACTATTGCCATTAATGATGTAGCAAAATCAGCTCAAAGTCAGGCAGAATTAGCCCAGAGACTTACTGCTATGATACAAAAATTTAAAGTATAA
- a CDS encoding Ig-like domain-containing protein, with protein sequence MINYFKKFSIIFMMAFMFIGIEMIQNGSVANAATDYTRGVQYLNPLEGFNRFDDSDGRITYSSNFKEITQVEPSTSSTSSLYNKNRMDLSNSAGDGTIKFSFYGTDIALIDCIANNRTQNCTISFDGGNTNEIFTSYSSSYSPTSAIAQSAFYVKKGLENKRHDVIISIPASSTTWFCIDAIDINGYLLYNNESITLDKSTINLTEGDSDKLTAITTPSAVGATWTSSDPSIATIEVDPTNGKLIKVNAIKEGTCTITATTADGSNLSASCTINVTKKDVPKPDNPTTDTKTGAILIINLTDGETKVFDVSSSEVDKFKSWYNNKSEFENKLTYIFNKTVNSNISVEEDVVHNQITSFEIRKY encoded by the coding sequence ATGATAAATTACTTTAAAAAGTTTAGTATAATTTTTATGATGGCTTTTATGTTTATTGGGATTGAAATGATTCAAAATGGAAGCGTTGCTAATGCAGCTACAGACTATACAAGAGGAGTACAATATCTTAATCCTCTGGAAGGTTTCAACAGATTCGATGATAGCGATGGCAGAATCACATATTCTAGCAACTTTAAAGAAATTACCCAAGTAGAGCCAAGTACAAGTAGTACTTCAAGTTTATATAACAAAAATAGAATGGATTTATCAAATAGTGCAGGTGATGGTACAATTAAATTTTCTTTTTATGGAACGGATATAGCACTAATAGATTGTATAGCTAATAATAGAACTCAAAATTGTACTATAAGTTTCGATGGTGGAAATACTAATGAAATATTTACATCGTATAGTAGTTCTTATAGTCCAACAAGCGCTATTGCACAAAGTGCTTTTTATGTAAAAAAGGGACTTGAGAATAAAAGACATGATGTAATAATTAGCATTCCTGCATCTAGTACAACTTGGTTTTGTATCGACGCTATAGATATAAATGGTTATTTATTATATAATAATGAATCAATAACATTAGACAAATCAACTATAAATTTAACAGAAGGTGACTCAGATAAACTAACTGCAATAACGACTCCATCAGCAGTAGGAGCAACATGGACATCAAGTGATCCTTCAATAGCAACAATAGAGGTAGATCCTACTAATGGTAAACTTATAAAAGTAAATGCGATTAAAGAAGGAACTTGTACAATAACTGCAACAACAGCAGATGGTAGCAATTTAAGTGCATCATGTACTATAAATGTAACTAAAAAAGATGTTCCTAAACCAGATAATCCAACAACTGATACAAAAACAGGAGCAATTTTAATAATAAACTTAACAGATGGAGAAACAAAAGTATTTGATGTATCAAGTTCAGAAGTAGATAAGTTTAAATCTTGGTACAATAATAAATCAGAATTTGAAAATAAGTTAACATATATATTTAATAAAACAGTAAATTCTAATATATCAGTGGAAGAAGATGTTGTACATAATCAAATAACATCTTTTGAAATAAGAAAATATTAA
- a CDS encoding DUF1064 domain-containing protein has product MGKRFYSKKITDSDGIKWDSETEYNYYQYILKNKDKLGINNVQRQVKYIIQNKFRDKNNKAVREISLTVDFVLEFLLLVK; this is encoded by the coding sequence ATGGGAAAGAGATTTTATAGTAAAAAAATTACTGATTCAGATGGAATTAAGTGGGATTCTGAAACTGAATACAATTATTATCAATACATATTGAAAAATAAGGACAAACTAGGAATTAATAATGTTCAAAGGCAAGTTAAATATATAATTCAAAATAAATTTAGAGATAAGAATAATAAGGCAGTTAGGGAGATATCTTTAACTGTCGATTTTGTATTGGAGTTCTTACTACTGGTGAAATGA
- a CDS encoding NAD(+)/NADH kinase produces MNNIGIAINPSKDKDDKILKRVVNKFKNKFNLNDISVFNSFDIGEQNLEDIDLLVVLGGDGTLLGIARSLNETFHGPILGINIGNLGFLSSVEISNIDFALNKLYEGKYNVVDRMMLNCIVEDENTKEEVTALNDIVLARGTLSRMVKFTIFVDGKIYTTFKGDGLIVATPTGSTAYSFSAGGPFISPELELITITPICPHTKSMQTIVLSGKSMVEIFADHDEEKIYLTVDGQKSIRITQETSVKISKNNKNFKLLLFDDYDYFKVLRSKILNNSKECDGDKL; encoded by the coding sequence ATGAATAATATTGGAATTGCTATTAATCCATCAAAGGATAAAGACGATAAAATATTAAAAAGAGTTGTTAATAAATTTAAAAATAAATTTAATTTAAATGATATTTCGGTTTTTAATTCATTTGATATAGGTGAACAAAATTTAGAGGATATTGATTTACTTGTGGTATTAGGTGGGGACGGAACTTTATTAGGAATAGCACGCTCCCTAAATGAAACTTTTCATGGACCAATTTTAGGCATAAATATAGGTAATTTAGGATTTTTATCAAGTGTTGAAATATCAAACATTGATTTTGCTTTAAACAAGCTTTATGAAGGTAAATACAATGTTGTAGATAGAATGATGTTAAATTGTATAGTCGAAGATGAAAATACAAAAGAAGAAGTTACAGCTTTGAATGATATAGTTCTTGCAAGAGGAACCTTATCAAGAATGGTCAAATTCACAATATTTGTTGATGGCAAAATATATACGACTTTTAAAGGTGATGGACTCATTGTAGCTACACCTACAGGTTCTACAGCGTATTCTTTTTCGGCTGGAGGTCCATTTATATCTCCAGAGTTAGAGCTTATTACTATAACACCTATATGTCCTCATACTAAGAGTATGCAGACTATAGTATTAAGTGGTAAAAGTATGGTTGAAATATTTGCTGATCATGATGAAGAAAAAATATATTTGACAGTAGATGGGCAAAAATCAATTAGAATTACTCAAGAAACATCTGTAAAGATAAGTAAAAATAATAAGAATTTTAAATTACTATTATTTGATGATTACGACTATTTTAAGGTTTTAAGAAGTAAAATATTAAATAATTCTAAAGAATGTGATGGTGATAAACTATGA